Proteins encoded within one genomic window of Flavobacterium gilvum:
- a CDS encoding efflux RND transporter permease subunit, with translation MGEFFVRRPIVAIVISIITVILGLLALQKTPISQYPDINPPVVKITTSFTGANALNVEQAVATPIEQKVNGVEQMLYMKSINTSDGACTIEVTFDVGTNLDNANMLTQNRQNQSAPFMPASVKQQGVVVKKSLSFPMMLFTITSTNPKYDAKFLNNYASINIVDQLARIKGVGEVALFGGSDYSMRVWLKSDMMSKLEVTVEDVKNALNAQNMISPGGKFGAEPSPAGTEFTYGVTLQDRLVTEKEFGHIVVKSKSDGSEVLLSDIARIELGTENYSSNARRNGSPSAVVGLYQMPGSNALEVAETAKKAMKEMSDKFPKDIVYQESLDTTLAITAGVKDIVHTLFEAVILVILVVFIFLQNWRATLIPLITVPVSLIGTIAVFPMLGFSINTLSLLGLVLAIGIVVDDAIVVVEAVIHHIEHGKTPKEATVQAMKEVSGPVIAIALILIAVFVPVAMTPGITGRFYQQFAITIAVSVAFSAFSALSLSPALCAMLLKPTKPVEEQTGWLAKFFAGFNRIFEKVTDKYLSGATFFAKKAMRIVLLLAVILVAVVFLGKGIPPGFIPEEDQGYVLVNIALPPASSLQRTDEVSKKVDSFLKEEESILSYTTINGFSMLTNSYQPNNAFIFISLKPWEERHETAKQLVDRLNKKLATQITNATAFSFGPPAIQGLGASAGFSLMLQDRGGNPPQYLAQQTQAFIAAAQKRPEIKRIYTTFNAGTPQIKLDIDNDKAMKLGVPVSKVTEVLGAFLGGTYVNDFNRFGRQYKVYLQGEAVDRLKPENLNKIYVRNNEGSMLPVSTLVTATKVAGPDFTNRLNLFRAAEIGGSPNDGYSSAQALTALEEVAKETLPADMSYDYINLSYQEKHSPGGGTVFLMALVFVFLILAAQYESWKLPFSVLLGAPFAVFGAFLGLFLARFGSDAYVNNVFAQIGLVLLIGLVAKNAILIVEFAKEEYEKGKPLYESAMVAAKLRFRPILMTAFAFILGVVPLLTATGAGSQARIVMGMAVFSGMLIATVLGVLIVPGLFVMIENIGKSKDEVVATENSTDSKTTDHEE, from the coding sequence ATGGGAGAATTTTTTGTTAGAAGACCAATCGTAGCTATAGTAATCAGTATCATTACGGTGATACTCGGATTACTCGCATTACAGAAAACACCAATATCTCAATATCCAGATATTAATCCACCAGTTGTAAAAATCACAACAAGTTTTACAGGTGCAAATGCCCTAAACGTAGAACAGGCAGTTGCAACACCTATTGAACAAAAAGTAAATGGAGTGGAGCAAATGCTTTACATGAAATCCATCAATACATCTGATGGAGCTTGTACCATTGAGGTGACTTTTGATGTTGGTACAAATTTGGATAACGCCAATATGCTTACGCAAAACAGGCAAAACCAATCAGCCCCTTTTATGCCAGCGAGCGTAAAGCAACAAGGGGTAGTGGTAAAAAAATCATTATCGTTCCCGATGATGCTTTTTACAATTACATCTACCAATCCAAAATATGACGCAAAATTCTTAAATAACTATGCGAGTATCAATATTGTGGATCAATTGGCTCGTATAAAAGGAGTTGGTGAGGTTGCACTTTTTGGAGGTAGTGATTACTCTATGCGCGTCTGGTTAAAATCGGATATGATGAGTAAGCTTGAGGTTACCGTTGAAGATGTAAAGAATGCTTTGAATGCCCAAAACATGATTAGCCCGGGAGGGAAATTTGGTGCAGAGCCTTCGCCAGCGGGAACTGAGTTTACCTATGGTGTAACGCTTCAGGATCGTTTGGTAACCGAAAAAGAATTTGGGCACATTGTTGTAAAAAGTAAATCCGATGGTTCCGAAGTATTATTGAGCGATATTGCCAGAATAGAATTGGGGACAGAGAATTACAGTTCCAATGCCCGAAGAAATGGTTCGCCAAGTGCGGTTGTTGGGTTGTATCAAATGCCTGGAAGTAATGCGCTCGAAGTAGCCGAAACAGCCAAGAAAGCAATGAAGGAAATGTCGGATAAGTTTCCAAAGGACATTGTTTACCAAGAATCATTGGACACCACACTTGCTATTACTGCAGGAGTTAAAGACATTGTTCACACACTTTTTGAGGCAGTTATATTGGTTATTCTGGTAGTATTTATATTTCTTCAAAACTGGCGTGCTACATTAATCCCATTAATTACGGTGCCAGTATCATTAATTGGAACCATTGCCGTTTTTCCAATGTTAGGATTTTCAATAAACACGCTGTCCTTGTTGGGATTGGTATTAGCAATTGGTATTGTTGTAGATGATGCGATTGTGGTTGTAGAAGCTGTAATACATCATATAGAGCATGGCAAAACGCCTAAAGAGGCAACTGTTCAAGCGATGAAGGAAGTTTCGGGGCCCGTAATTGCAATTGCTCTTATTTTGATTGCAGTGTTCGTGCCGGTGGCAATGACACCGGGTATTACGGGACGTTTTTACCAGCAATTTGCCATAACCATTGCGGTTTCTGTAGCCTTCTCGGCATTTAGTGCCTTGTCGTTGAGTCCCGCGTTGTGTGCGATGTTATTAAAACCCACAAAACCAGTTGAAGAACAAACAGGGTGGTTGGCTAAATTTTTTGCCGGATTCAACAGAATATTCGAAAAAGTCACTGACAAATATTTATCAGGAGCTACATTTTTTGCAAAAAAAGCAATGCGTATCGTTCTTTTGTTGGCTGTAATTTTGGTTGCAGTTGTGTTTTTAGGAAAAGGGATTCCGCCAGGATTTATCCCAGAGGAAGATCAAGGTTATGTTTTGGTAAACATAGCATTGCCTCCAGCATCTTCGCTTCAGCGTACCGATGAGGTTTCAAAGAAAGTGGATAGTTTCTTGAAAGAGGAAGAATCAATACTTTCTTATACCACAATCAACGGATTTAGTATGCTTACCAACTCGTACCAACCGAATAATGCTTTTATCTTTATTTCCTTAAAACCTTGGGAAGAAAGACATGAAACGGCAAAACAATTGGTGGACAGGTTAAATAAAAAGCTAGCAACCCAAATCACGAATGCAACTGCTTTCTCGTTTGGACCACCAGCTATCCAGGGATTGGGAGCTTCGGCAGGATTTAGTTTAATGTTGCAGGACAGAGGCGGAAATCCACCTCAATATCTAGCGCAACAAACTCAGGCATTTATTGCAGCAGCTCAAAAACGTCCTGAAATAAAAAGAATTTATACCACTTTTAATGCCGGTACGCCACAGATAAAGCTGGATATCGACAATGATAAAGCTATGAAACTAGGAGTTCCTGTTTCAAAAGTTACCGAAGTTTTGGGAGCCTTTTTGGGAGGAACTTATGTCAATGACTTTAACCGTTTTGGACGTCAGTACAAAGTGTATCTGCAAGGTGAGGCTGTTGATAGATTGAAACCCGAAAATTTGAATAAAATATATGTAAGAAATAACGAAGGTAGTATGTTGCCTGTGTCTACTTTGGTTACCGCCACAAAAGTAGCAGGTCCCGATTTTACCAACCGTCTTAATTTATTCAGGGCTGCAGAGATTGGTGGAAGTCCTAACGATGGTTACAGTAGTGCGCAAGCTTTGACTGCATTGGAAGAAGTTGCAAAAGAAACCCTGCCGGCAGATATGAGTTATGATTACATTAACCTTTCCTATCAGGAAAAACATTCGCCAGGCGGAGGAACTGTGTTTTTGATGGCATTGGTGTTTGTGTTCTTAATTCTTGCGGCGCAATACGAAAGCTGGAAACTTCCATTTAGCGTATTGCTAGGCGCTCCTTTTGCTGTATTTGGTGCATTTTTGGGATTATTCCTTGCCAGATTTGGAAGCGATGCTTATGTAAACAACGTGTTTGCACAAATTGGATTGGTATTGCTGATTGGACTGGTCGCCAAAAATGCGATTCTTATTGTTGAGTTTGCCAAGGAAGAATATGAAAAGGGTAAGCCACTGTACGAATCGGCTATGGTAGCGGCAAAACTTCGTTTTCGTCCAATATTAATGACTGCTTTCGCCTTTATACTTGGGGTTGTTCCGTTGCTTACCGCTACGGGTGCCGGTTCACAGGCTCGTATCGTAATGGGAATGGCAGTGTTTAGCGGTATGTTGATTGCGACAGTTCTTGGGGTATTAATCGTTCCGGGCTTATTTGTGATGATTGAAAACATCGGAAAAAGCAAAGATGAGGTTGTAGCAACTGAAAATAGTACAGATTCAAAAACGACAGACCATGAAGAATAG
- a CDS encoding efflux RND transporter periplasmic adaptor subunit: MNTLKKIKILFVVLVLPQFYISCKKDAAPEAKPLEISVVKVLQQDVRLESEFTGQTFGQSDIEINPRVDGVIESLNFKEGSMVTKGQVLYTIDPLPLQAKMHEAEGDLAEVQARVAKTKSDYDMMVPLAKMNAVSQRELIAAKSAYNAATASLQAANANLTNSKIELGYSTIVAPISGLIGISKVRVGDYVRPGAASVLNTVSDLGDVRVRFTMSEQEYLRIFREISKKDSSLKGAGKAISLILSDGSVYPEQGKISFADRQIDPTTGAVTFEAAFANPDRLIRPGQYVKINVVTDVRKNALLIPQRSVIEMQGIYQVFVLGNDNKVEMKMIQVGSSYKDSYIVTDGLTANDKVAMGGTSLLKSGSVVTPKIKDWAPGKAEN, from the coding sequence ATGAATACGCTGAAAAAGATTAAAATATTATTTGTTGTTTTAGTTCTCCCCCAATTTTATATCTCTTGTAAAAAAGATGCAGCGCCAGAAGCCAAACCATTGGAGATTTCGGTTGTAAAAGTGTTGCAGCAGGATGTCCGGCTCGAATCGGAGTTTACAGGGCAAACTTTTGGACAATCAGATATCGAAATTAACCCAAGGGTTGATGGCGTTATCGAAAGCCTCAACTTCAAGGAGGGAAGCATGGTGACCAAAGGTCAGGTGTTATACACGATTGATCCGTTGCCATTACAGGCAAAAATGCACGAAGCCGAAGGGGATTTGGCTGAGGTACAGGCTCGAGTGGCCAAAACAAAATCTGATTATGATATGATGGTGCCCTTGGCCAAGATGAACGCTGTCAGTCAAAGAGAATTAATAGCGGCTAAATCAGCGTATAATGCGGCTACTGCTTCTTTACAAGCGGCAAATGCCAATCTGACAAATTCAAAAATAGAATTAGGATATAGTACAATTGTCGCCCCAATTTCGGGATTGATAGGGATATCCAAAGTTCGGGTTGGGGATTATGTTCGTCCGGGCGCCGCTTCCGTTCTAAATACAGTTTCAGATTTAGGAGATGTAAGAGTTCGATTTACAATGAGCGAACAGGAATACCTTCGAATTTTTAGAGAAATATCCAAGAAAGATTCCAGTCTGAAAGGAGCCGGAAAAGCAATTTCATTAATTTTATCAGATGGGTCGGTTTATCCAGAACAAGGAAAAATAAGTTTTGCCGACAGACAAATAGACCCAACAACTGGTGCCGTAACCTTTGAAGCAGCATTTGCAAATCCAGACCGATTAATTCGTCCCGGGCAATATGTGAAAATTAACGTTGTTACCGATGTTCGCAAAAATGCATTACTAATCCCGCAGCGTTCTGTTATTGAAATGCAGGGAATTTATCAGGTTTTCGTCTTAGGAAATGATAATAAAGTCGAGATGAAAATGATTCAAGTTGGTTCGTCTTATAAAGATTCGTATATAGTTACCGATGGGCTAACGGCAAACGATAAAGTTGCTATGGGCGGAACTTCCTTATTGAAAAGCGGAAGCGTTGTAACTCCCAAAATTAAAGACTGGGCTCCAGGAAAAGCAGAAAACTAA
- the trhO gene encoding oxygen-dependent tRNA uridine(34) hydroxylase TrhO, with protein MQLYNTLSAEERAIMIDDAGKQRLTLSFYAYAKIQDPKKFRDDLFLAWNALDALGRIYVAHEGINAQMSIPAENLEAFRKTLEVYDFMKGIRLNEAVEHDDHSFLKLTIKVRHKIVADGLNDDTFDVTDIGVHLKAKEFNEILDDPNTIVVDFRNHYESEVGHFKGAITPDVETFRESLPIINEQLQNHKEDKNLVMYCTGGIRCEKASAYFKHQGFKNVFQLEGGIINYAKQIEAEGLESKFIGKNFVFDNRLGERITDDIVSQCHQCGKPCDNHTNCENDGCHLLFIQCDECKAAMENCCSTECLDIIHLPLVDQVRLRTGKQVGNKVFRKGKSENLKFKHSGELPNTPLATSEKPADIRQKIKVKKVLLGKAEHYYVKAQIGQFTLENNELNAGDKILISGPTTGNQELVLDKLIVNGTETATAKIGDKVTFEVPFRIRLSDKIYKILE; from the coding sequence ATGCAACTGTACAACACCTTAAGCGCAGAAGAAAGAGCCATCATGATCGATGATGCCGGTAAACAACGACTTACGTTGTCTTTCTATGCGTATGCCAAAATTCAAGATCCCAAAAAATTTCGTGACGATTTGTTTTTAGCCTGGAACGCACTCGATGCCTTGGGCCGAATTTACGTTGCCCACGAGGGAATTAACGCCCAAATGAGTATTCCTGCCGAAAATTTGGAAGCTTTTAGAAAAACTCTGGAAGTTTATGATTTTATGAAAGGCATCCGTTTGAATGAAGCCGTAGAACATGATGATCATTCCTTTTTGAAACTTACCATTAAAGTTCGCCACAAAATCGTTGCCGACGGTTTGAACGACGACACTTTTGATGTTACCGATATAGGCGTTCACTTGAAAGCTAAGGAATTCAACGAAATTCTGGACGACCCAAACACGATTGTGGTTGATTTTAGAAATCACTACGAAAGCGAAGTGGGCCATTTTAAAGGCGCTATTACGCCTGATGTAGAAACTTTCAGAGAGAGTTTGCCAATCATTAACGAACAGCTTCAAAACCACAAAGAAGACAAAAATCTGGTAATGTACTGCACCGGAGGTATTCGTTGCGAGAAAGCGAGCGCTTATTTTAAACACCAAGGTTTTAAAAATGTTTTTCAATTGGAAGGCGGAATCATTAATTACGCCAAACAAATTGAAGCCGAAGGTCTGGAAAGCAAATTCATTGGGAAAAACTTTGTGTTTGACAACCGCCTTGGTGAAAGAATTACCGATGATATTGTATCGCAATGCCACCAATGCGGAAAACCTTGCGACAATCATACCAATTGCGAAAACGACGGCTGTCATTTGTTGTTTATCCAATGTGATGAATGCAAAGCCGCGATGGAAAACTGTTGTTCTACAGAATGTCTTGATATTATTCACCTGCCTTTGGTTGACCAAGTTCGTTTGAGAACCGGAAAACAGGTTGGAAATAAAGTTTTCAGAAAAGGAAAATCTGAAAATCTGAAATTTAAACATTCAGGTGAACTGCCAAATACTCCTTTGGCAACGAGCGAAAAGCCTGCAGATATCCGTCAGAAAATAAAAGTAAAGAAAGTGCTTCTTGGCAAAGCGGAACATTATTATGTGAAAGCGCAAATTGGACAGTTTACTTTAGAAAATAACGAATTGAACGCTGGTGACAAAATTTTAATCTCTGGACCAACAACCGGAAATCAGGAATTGGTTCTAGACAAACTGATTGTAAACGGCACTGAAACTGCAACTGCAAAGATTGGCGATAAAGTCACTTTTGAAGTGCCTTTCAGAATTAGATTATCGGATAAAATTTATAAGATTTTAGAATAA
- a CDS encoding SulP family inorganic anion transporter, with protein sequence MNFKLFPPTEWIKKYNVKTLKKDFVAGITLAAYGIPVSMAYASLAGLPPQYGIYGYLIGGLFYALLGTSKQLAIGPTSAISLLVGTTIAEMANGDVQRWADIASLTALVFAGMAILAYLLRLSGIINFISETVLVGFKAGAAITIGLTQLPKLFGVNGGGDNFIDRIITLLHQLLDMNTAVFIFGVAAIIILIVGEKIAPGRPVAILIVVVSIILISTTSLGHDGFNTVGTIPTGLPEFHLPSLRIRDVDGVMPLAMACFLLSYIESVSAGRTLAQKNGYIIDPQQELLALGVANAAIAFGQGYPVAGGLSQSAVNDTAGAKTPLSLVFASATIAVCLLFLTGYLQNLPTVILASIVLVAIRGLFDLKELKHLYKINKQEFGVALIALVAVLIWGILTGVLLAAMVTLLLLIKAASKPNVAFLGRIPGTKRYTDMERHPDNEKIEGILLVRVESSIFYFNAEYIKERIWEKIYSEADTLKTVILDLNSSPHIDIAGARFLKHLFFDLKARHITLQIAEARSEVRDSLRAENLEALLGHISRTVSVDDLVVRAVQNNQIVR encoded by the coding sequence ATGAATTTTAAACTTTTTCCACCTACGGAATGGATTAAAAAATACAACGTCAAAACCTTAAAAAAAGACTTTGTAGCAGGAATAACACTAGCCGCCTATGGGATTCCGGTATCTATGGCCTACGCTTCTCTTGCCGGATTGCCTCCTCAATACGGAATCTATGGCTACCTTATCGGTGGTTTGTTTTATGCTTTATTGGGAACAAGCAAGCAACTCGCGATAGGCCCAACATCGGCAATTTCTTTATTGGTTGGAACCACCATTGCCGAAATGGCCAACGGCGACGTACAGCGTTGGGCCGATATTGCCTCTCTAACGGCCTTGGTTTTTGCTGGGATGGCAATACTTGCTTATCTCTTACGATTGAGCGGAATTATCAATTTTATAAGCGAAACCGTTTTGGTTGGTTTCAAGGCGGGTGCTGCAATAACCATTGGTTTGACTCAATTACCCAAATTATTTGGTGTAAATGGTGGCGGTGATAATTTTATTGATCGAATTATCACCCTTCTCCACCAACTTCTTGACATGAATACTGCGGTTTTCATTTTTGGCGTAGCCGCAATAATCATTCTCATTGTGGGCGAAAAAATAGCACCGGGACGTCCCGTTGCCATTTTGATAGTCGTTGTATCGATAATCCTTATTTCGACAACTTCATTGGGACATGACGGATTCAATACTGTTGGCACTATACCAACGGGTTTACCGGAATTTCACTTGCCCTCACTCCGAATTAGGGATGTAGATGGCGTAATGCCACTAGCCATGGCTTGCTTTTTACTATCATATATCGAAAGCGTTTCGGCGGGAAGAACATTGGCACAAAAAAATGGCTACATTATTGATCCCCAACAGGAACTTCTCGCTCTTGGAGTTGCAAATGCAGCCATAGCTTTTGGGCAAGGCTACCCCGTTGCCGGCGGATTATCACAATCTGCGGTGAATGATACTGCTGGTGCAAAAACCCCATTATCTCTTGTGTTTGCATCGGCAACAATCGCGGTGTGTTTGTTGTTTCTGACAGGTTATCTTCAAAATTTACCGACCGTGATTTTGGCCTCTATTGTCCTCGTTGCCATAAGAGGGCTTTTTGATCTAAAAGAACTTAAACACCTTTATAAGATTAACAAACAGGAATTTGGAGTTGCCTTAATTGCACTTGTGGCTGTTCTCATTTGGGGAATATTGACCGGTGTTTTGCTCGCAGCGATGGTAACTTTGCTGTTACTGATAAAAGCGGCCTCAAAACCCAATGTGGCATTCTTGGGAAGAATCCCAGGAACTAAACGCTACACCGATATGGAAAGACATCCTGATAATGAAAAAATTGAAGGTATATTACTTGTTCGCGTGGAGTCGTCAATATTTTATTTTAATGCAGAATACATCAAAGAGCGGATTTGGGAAAAAATCTACAGCGAAGCCGACACCCTGAAAACAGTAATTTTGGATCTTAACTCCTCACCCCACATCGATATTGCCGGAGCCCGATTTTTGAAACATCTTTTTTTTGATTTAAAAGCCAGACATATTACACTTCAAATTGCCGAAGCCCGTTCTGAAGTTCGCGACAGCCTGCGAGCCGAAAATCTGGAAGCCCTTCTGGGACACATTAGCCGTACTGTTTCGGTGGATGATTTGGTGGTTCGTGCCGTGCAGAATAATCAAATTGTGAGATAG
- a CDS encoding peptidase U32 family protein, whose translation MTTTNKIELMAPAGNFESLQAGLDNGADSVYFGVEQLNMRARATVNFTMDDLPEIARRCEAKNVRSYLTLNTIIYDHDLSMVKTLLNKAKEANITAVIASDQAVIAMARGIGMEVHISTQLNVTNIETIKFYSLFADTMVLSRELSLRQVKKITEQIEKEQIKGPNGKLVEIEIFGHGALCMAVSGKCYLSLHSHNSSANRGACKQNCRKKYTVIDQETGFEIELDNEYMMSPKDLCTMDFLDQVIDSGIQVLKIEGRGRAPEYVATVIKTYREAIDSYYEETFTKEKVTVWMEALNTVYNRGFWAGYYLGQELGEWSDVSGSVATQKKVYVGKGTHFFPKAEIGQFKIEAYDIKIGDKLLVTGPSTGAQEMVIEEMYVNDQSVSKATKGDDCTFKLPFRIRMSDKLYKIVEA comes from the coding sequence ATGACAACAACAAACAAAATAGAATTAATGGCTCCAGCAGGGAACTTTGAGTCATTACAAGCAGGATTAGATAATGGTGCCGATTCAGTATATTTCGGAGTAGAGCAATTGAACATGCGTGCCCGTGCCACGGTTAATTTTACCATGGATGATTTACCGGAAATCGCCCGTCGTTGCGAAGCCAAAAACGTGAGAAGTTATTTGACGCTGAACACTATCATTTACGACCATGATTTATCGATGGTAAAAACATTATTAAACAAAGCCAAAGAAGCCAATATCACAGCAGTAATTGCCTCTGACCAAGCAGTCATTGCGATGGCAAGAGGAATTGGGATGGAAGTGCATATTTCGACACAATTGAATGTTACCAATATTGAAACAATCAAATTCTACAGCCTTTTTGCCGATACAATGGTTTTAAGTAGAGAATTGAGTTTGCGCCAAGTGAAAAAAATCACCGAGCAAATCGAAAAAGAACAAATCAAAGGGCCGAACGGCAAATTAGTAGAAATCGAAATCTTTGGGCATGGCGCTTTGTGCATGGCGGTTTCGGGAAAATGCTATTTGAGTTTACATTCGCATAATTCATCGGCAAACCGAGGTGCGTGCAAGCAAAATTGCCGTAAAAAATACACCGTAATCGATCAGGAAACCGGATTTGAAATCGAATTGGACAACGAATACATGATGTCTCCAAAAGATTTATGCACGATGGATTTTCTGGATCAGGTGATTGATTCGGGCATTCAGGTTTTGAAAATCGAAGGTAGAGGACGTGCTCCCGAATATGTAGCAACCGTAATCAAAACCTATCGTGAAGCCATTGACAGTTATTACGAGGAAACTTTTACCAAAGAAAAAGTGACAGTTTGGATGGAAGCGTTAAATACAGTTTACAATCGTGGTTTTTGGGCAGGCTATTACTTAGGTCAGGAATTGGGAGAATGGAGCGACGTTTCGGGTTCGGTGGCGACACAAAAGAAAGTGTATGTTGGAAAAGGAACGCATTTTTTTCCAAAAGCGGAAATTGGGCAATTCAAAATAGAGGCTTATGACATCAAAATTGGTGATAAACTTTTGGTAACAGGCCCAAGTACCGGTGCGCAGGAAATGGTTATCGAAGAAATGTATGTGAATGACCAATCAGTCAGTAAGGCAACTAAAGGTGACGACTGTACTTTCAAACTGCCTTTCAGAATCCGCATGTCCGACAAATTATATAAAATCGTGGAAGCCTAA
- a CDS encoding efflux transporter outer membrane subunit translates to MKNSFKIIVVMVVLAVLPTGCLVGPKYQKPEEQHAGNFQNGVANADTLASVVNVKWFDLFNDEVLKGLINKGLENNYDMKIAQARIDRTRAELGYTKADLLPAIGYSGTVNSNEKSFLPSNAAATLSWELDFWGKVRHENRAVQDELLASEEGRKVVLCNLVSDIAIAYFELRDYDNQLLISKQTLETRQKAFDLINSRFKAGYVSEVDKVQIEQQVAIAEASIPAIQRLITDRENRIAILTGMAPGPIERGKTILELQVANNIPVSIPSILLKNRPDVQQAEKYYMASNERIGVAQAMRFPSFNIAALVGFANSDVSALFNSSSYLQNASASVAGPIFNFGKNKRRVEIYRQIAEESKLAYQKTCIVAVAEAEQALQNVRTYKEEWTARNKQVIAARKNLELSEARYYNGYVSYLEVLEVQRSLFDAELSLSDLTQSQLSSMMQLYRALGGGWN, encoded by the coding sequence ATGAAGAATAGTTTTAAAATAATCGTTGTTATGGTTGTTCTTGCGGTACTGCCTACAGGCTGTTTGGTAGGGCCAAAATACCAAAAGCCAGAAGAACAGCATGCGGGTAATTTTCAAAATGGTGTTGCCAACGCAGATACATTGGCTTCTGTGGTCAATGTGAAATGGTTTGATCTCTTTAATGATGAGGTTCTTAAAGGATTAATCAATAAAGGGTTGGAAAATAATTATGATATGAAAATTGCTCAAGCCCGAATAGACAGAACAAGGGCAGAATTGGGTTATACCAAAGCCGATTTATTGCCTGCAATAGGATATAGCGGAACGGTAAATAGTAATGAGAAATCGTTTTTGCCATCCAATGCCGCGGCTACTTTATCCTGGGAATTGGATTTTTGGGGCAAAGTTCGTCATGAAAACAGAGCGGTTCAGGATGAGTTATTGGCCAGTGAAGAAGGGCGAAAAGTAGTTCTTTGCAATTTGGTAAGTGATATTGCCATTGCTTATTTTGAGCTTCGTGATTATGATAATCAACTGTTGATTTCGAAACAAACTTTGGAAACCAGACAAAAAGCATTTGATCTTATCAATTCAAGGTTTAAGGCAGGCTATGTTTCTGAGGTGGATAAAGTTCAGATTGAACAACAGGTAGCAATTGCCGAAGCTTCGATACCGGCTATTCAACGTTTAATTACCGACCGAGAAAACAGAATCGCTATCCTAACAGGTATGGCTCCGGGTCCAATTGAGCGCGGAAAAACTATTTTGGAATTGCAAGTGGCAAATAATATTCCAGTTTCCATTCCATCAATTCTGTTGAAAAACAGACCCGATGTACAACAGGCCGAAAAGTATTATATGGCTTCCAATGAAAGAATTGGAGTTGCGCAGGCAATGCGTTTCCCATCTTTCAACATTGCGGCTTTGGTTGGTTTTGCAAACTCCGATGTAAGTGCTTTGTTCAATAGTTCTTCTTACCTGCAAAACGCGAGTGCTTCGGTTGCCGGACCTATTTTTAATTTTGGAAAAAACAAAAGAAGAGTAGAAATTTACCGTCAAATTGCCGAAGAATCGAAGCTCGCTTACCAAAAAACCTGTATTGTTGCCGTTGCAGAAGCGGAGCAAGCTTTGCAGAACGTAAGAACGTATAAAGAAGAATGGACCGCAAGAAACAAACAAGTGATTGCTGCCAGAAAAAATCTCGAATTATCTGAAGCCAGGTATTATAATGGATATGTTTCGTATCTGGAAGTACTGGAAGTTCAGCGATCATTGTTTGATGCCGAATTGAGTCTTTCGGACTTAACACAAAGCCAACTGAGTTCGATGATGCAATTGTACAGAGCTCTGGGAGGCGGTTGGAACTAA
- a CDS encoding polyphosphate kinase 2 family protein, protein MSKSNKKKEESNDFEEILVDLSSLSKKELIQRAKKFSKQYCVGDGDGFKLKDYETKASFNLGEEGKPLVNQTLQMGVDALSSLQDVLYAQDKWSVLLIFQAMDAAGKDGAIKHVMSGVNPQGCQVFSFKAPSSEDLDHDFLWRCQKHLPERGRIGIFNRSYYEEVLVVRVHEQILKGQKLPKELVTKDIWDERFQDIRNFEKYLNRNGTIVLKFFLNVSKKEQKKRFIERVDDPDKNWKFSATDAKERGYWDDYMNAYQDLIKNTSTKKSPWFVIPADNKSYARIAIASAIITALEELDLEYPKVNDEKIAELNAVKKALEEED, encoded by the coding sequence ATGTCTAAATCAAACAAAAAAAAAGAAGAGTCGAATGATTTTGAGGAAATCCTTGTTGACCTATCTTCTTTAAGCAAAAAAGAATTAATCCAAAGAGCAAAAAAGTTTTCCAAACAATATTGCGTTGGAGATGGAGACGGTTTCAAACTTAAAGATTATGAGACCAAAGCCAGTTTCAATTTGGGTGAAGAGGGAAAACCATTAGTGAATCAAACCCTACAGATGGGTGTCGATGCATTGTCTTCCTTGCAGGATGTATTGTATGCTCAGGACAAATGGTCGGTGCTACTCATTTTTCAAGCAATGGATGCCGCAGGAAAAGATGGAGCAATCAAGCATGTAATGTCGGGAGTAAATCCACAAGGATGTCAGGTTTTTTCTTTCAAAGCGCCCAGTTCCGAAGATTTAGACCATGATTTTTTGTGGCGATGCCAAAAACATTTGCCTGAAAGGGGACGTATCGGGATATTCAATCGTTCCTATTATGAAGAAGTATTAGTCGTAAGAGTACACGAACAAATTTTAAAAGGCCAAAAACTTCCAAAAGAATTGGTTACCAAAGATATTTGGGATGAGCGATTCCAGGACATTAGAAACTTTGAAAAATACTTGAACCGAAACGGAACTATTGTTCTCAAGTTTTTTCTCAATGTTTCCAAAAAAGAACAAAAGAAACGATTTATAGAACGTGTGGACGACCCTGATAAAAACTGGAAATTCAGTGCCACAGATGCCAAAGAACGAGGTTATTGGGATGACTATATGAACGCCTATCAGGACTTAATAAAAAACACCTCGACCAAAAAATCGCCATGGTTTGTGATTCCTGCCGACAACAAATCCTATGCGCGCATTGCCATCGCATCGGCAATTATTACGGCTCTTGAAGAATTGGATTTGGAATACCCAAAAGTGAATGATGAAAAAATTGCCGAACTAAATGCTGTCAAAAAAGCGTTAGAAGAAGAAGACTAA